In Zingiber officinale cultivar Zhangliang chromosome 1A, Zo_v1.1, whole genome shotgun sequence, the DNA window GCGTCGAGCCAGTTAAGGttgtttgttttcaaatttatgaAGATGATTTTCAGGATCTGTGGAGCTTCCATATTCTCCGACCGCAAAGGTCGGAAATGCATAGGCAACTTATCTTCAAGGATTTCCCGACTAAAGGGCACGCTTAGCCATTCAGGTGAATTATTAGTGACAAGGGCCTTTCCACGCTTATGGTCACAGGGAGGCAAATCTCCTGTCGAATATGCTTAGGACCGTTCGACTTTAGCTGAGTCCTCTGCAAGTGCTTGGAACAAGGTCTTGGAGAACTCAATCTACTGCCTTGGCTTGGATCTTCTATCAGTGGCTTGTGGTCCTTCATATGATGCTGCAAGCGCTTTGGAGAGGGATGACTGTATTGCTTGTTGCTTTTGTGTTAGCACTTGCGCTTTGGCCATTATCAATAAGTCTAAATCATCTTGTGATAAGGTAACTGTTGTAAATTTTTCGACGTTGTCCATCTTCATATTTTAAATCAAGTGGAGAGGTTCCCATAGACGAAGCCATATTTGATCCTTTTTGAAAGTGATAAGTTGTGGATTGTCGGTAAGCTAGTTGGGAGTTTGACGAGAAGAGCATTGGGGGATGCCTACAAACACTAATAGGAGGGGAAAGAGAAAATTATCAGTAAGCAGACCAGGGGAGGGGTCCCTGCTGTAGCTACTCTAACGATCTAGTTAAGatcgaagaagaaagaagaatagTGATGTAATGAGAGAAAGGCTCTGGACTTGCCTATCTATGCCAACGGAGAAGGATCCCTTTATAATGCCTCTTATAATCTTCACATTTAATGAGTCATCATATCACTTTTTAATAACTTGTCAAATTGTCATGTTTTCACTGTATCTTGCAGTCACATCATAAGTATGGGAGAGTATTGCATATCTATATGAGGATATAATCTTTTGACTTTTTGACAAATCCACGTGCTGCATTAATGGAGAGATGGACTCATGGGCTAGGAGGCTCGTTGAGCAGCTAGTCAAAAGATGGGCTAGGCAAAGAGAGTTCAGTTTCCCTTAAGGAGTGAATGAGCTATGATAATATCTTAAGGGGGAGTTGAGCCTTATAATGATATACAATTATCAAATCGAATCACTGGGTCCCTAAGGTCCTATTTGATCAATCTTAGCCGATCGGGAGATGGTGGGGGGTAGGGCCCTGTAGGTGTCTGATATAGTTTAGAAGCTGGACACTTCAGGGTCTATTTGATCAGCCTTAGGCGATCGGGAGAAGGTGGGGAGCAGAGCCCTGTAGGTGTCTAGCAAAGTCAGGGAATTTGGCCACTAAGGGTCTGCCCGATGACCTTAGCCAATCGAGAGATGGTGGAGAACAGGGTCTCGTAGGTGTTCGACATAGCTGGGGATCTGGGTCCTTGAGGGCATGTCCGATTGGACTTAGCCAGTCGGGAGATGGTGGGGGCTAGGTCCCTGTAGGTGTCTGCCATAGTCGAGGAGCTGGGCCCCTGAGGGTCTGCTCGATCGACCTTAGTGGATTGATAAAAGCTAAGGAACAGAGTCCCATAGATATCCATCATAGTCGTGGAATTGGGCCCCTAAGGGCTTGCCTGATTGGCTTTAGCCGATTGGGAGAAGGTGGGGAGCATATCCCCGTAGGTATCCAGTAGAGCCTGGGAACTGGGCCCCCTGAGGGCTTATCTGATTGATCTTAGCCTATTGGGAGATGGTGGGGGCAGGGCCCCGTAGATGTCCGACATAGCTAGGGAGTTGGGCCTCTGAGAGTTGTCTAATTAGCCTTAGCCGATTGGGAGAAGGTGGAGAGCAAAGCCTTGTAGGTGTCTAGTAGAGACGAGGAACTGGGCTCCAAGGGTCTATACCTTAGCCGATCAGGAGATGGTGGGGGGCAGGGCTCTATAGGCGTATACTCTGCTTTTGATCATCGACCCTACTTAGGGGCCTTTCCTATTCACCATATCAGCTTGAAATGTGATATAGCAAATGTTGGAATGGCAATTGAGACACTTCTTCGAGAGTTATTTTGAAGCTATTTTCTAGACCCCAAAAGTTCTATCAAATTTAGTTCTCATAAtggtaaaaggtgattcgctTATTTTCAGTTTCCCGTTAGTATATCCCCAAACTAACAAATAAGAAGTAAGTCACGGATGATTATTAATCTTggataatataataatataagaAAGAGGATAGACATTCAGCTACTAGCTAGTTAGAATTTGATCTCCCAGATCACGTGatgataatattattttttactagCCAACTTATTCTTTAAATTAATTATCGAGATTATTGTAGGTTGCAATTGGCCTTTAGAGGGCTGCACATGCATGGATTAGAGCTTAATTAGAAGAACCAGGATCCAACTAAATCATGACAACTTAATTAGAACATATTAAACATcaataattatgataaatatatattagtaaaaTAATACGTGATTAAACAAAAATTAATGATATTTTTTACGTACTTGTCGTAGCATGTTATTCTCATTCTGCAGCGTGGACAGCCTCTCCTCCAGCTCCGAGTTCCTGTTCTCCAAATCCTTCACCTTCGCCTCCAACTCGTTCACGTACGCCTTCTTCCTCTCTCTCGCTTGCTGAGCCGACACTCGGTTCCTCAACAACCTTTCATCGagcaaataattaaataaacatcAATAAACTATTTTCTAATTCTTATTTTTTATTACtggtttaattaattatataattaattaatacgcTTAACCTTTTGAGGCGTTTGTGCTCCTTTTCAGCGGCGCTCCTTCCCTTCCGCGTCATCAGCTGCTGTCCGGAGTGGCCGGCCGATGATGACTGAGCTCGGCCCGCAATGACGTCTGCCGAACTGGATCCTTGACGAGAGCTCGATGGGCCGGCTGCTTCGGCAGACCCCAACTCCGGCACCCGCCTTATGTCCTCGTCGCTCTCCATTCCTTTTCAGTTtgttgagagaaaaataaaaattaaaacataaatcaAAGATAATCTCCATAGATCGAATCACCTTCTTTGATGTCCATCTGAGG includes these proteins:
- the LOC122038235 gene encoding transcription factor HY5-like yields the protein MLQEQATSSLPSSSDRSSSSAPQMDIKEGMESDEDIRRVPELGSAEAAGPSSSRQGSSSADVIAGRAQSSSAGHSGQQLMTRKGRSAAEKEHKRLKRLLRNRVSAQQARERKKAYVNELEAKVKDLENRNSELEERLSTLQNENNMLRQILKNTTGSRRGAASASASSVNPDGSAD